A segment of the Sphingopyxis sp. OAS728 genome:
GACCCCGACCGCGGCAAGATTGCCGTGGATGGCCGCATCGGGTTCCTCATCGAGCCGGTTCGGGTTCACCAGCGCCAGCGCGTCGGGCAGGGTGGTCGCGCACTGGTGATGGTCGACGACGATCACCTCGACCCCCGCCGCCTTGGCTTCGGCGATCGCATCGAACGCCTGCGCGCCGCAATCGACGGTCACGACCAGCTTCGATCCCGCCTCGCCGATCTTGACCAGCGCCGCGCCCGACGGGCCGTATCCTTCCATCAGCCGGTCGGGGATATACGCCCCCGCAGGCAGCCCCAGCCCGCGCAGCAGCCGCACGAGCAAGGCGGCCGAGGTCGCGCCGTCGACGTCATAATCGCCGAAGATCGTCACCGCCTCCCTGCGCTCGACCGCATCGGCGAGCCGCGCGGCGGCGGCGTCCATGTCGCGGAACAGCGACGGGTCGGGCATGAAACCGCGCAAGGTCGGCGTGCGCTGGCGGTCGAGGTCGTCGCGCGCCACCCCGCGCGCGAGCAGCAATTGCGTGACCAGGTCGTCGGGCGCGAGATTTTCGGACGCCATGTCGGCGCTCGCGCGGCGCCAATGCCACGGCTGGCCCTTGATCGAGTGCGTAATCCCGAGTGCCGTCTCGCTCATGACCGCGCCCTCGCGGCGAGGATGCGGGTACGAAGGTCCTGCGCGGCGGCGAGCGGGATCGCGGGAATCTCGTGCGTTGCGAGCGAACTACCGCCGGGCACGCCGAACACCAAAGTCGCGAGGCCGAGCGGGCGCAGGATGAAATCGCTCTTGAGGTCGACGCTCTGCACCGACGCGTGCGGCAGCAAGGTCATCTTGGGTTTCCACGCCCCGCGCCGGATCGCGACCTGTTCGCCAAGGTCGGCCCAGCGATGGAAGCGCGCCGCCCAGAAGGCGATGAGCGCGATCAACGGCGCCGCGACCAGCCCGAGCCAGCCGACCGCATTGCCCAGATAGAGCGCGACCCCGCCGCCGATCGTCGCGCACACAGCGCCGATGATCGGCCCGAGCGCGACGATGCGGTGACTATGCTGCCACGCTTGGCCGGCGCCGGGGCGCCTTATGGCGACCTCGGCGAGCACCGGGTCGATCTCGCCCAGCTTGGCGAAGGGTACGACCTGATGGTCGCGTTCCTTCTCGCCGTCGCTGGCGAGGCTCTGCAGGCGCAGTTCGTGCCAGCCGAAGCGCTGGCGCAGCCAGCCGGTGACGAGGATCGCCGCCTGCACGCGCTTCACCGGCACCGCGACGTCGGTGCGCGTCGTGAGCCCGCGGGTACGGCGCAGCGTGCGGGGCTCGCGCGTCAGCCGGAAATCCCAGTTCGCGAAAAACATCGTCGCGATCCCGCTCGCGAATCCGATCAGCAGCAGCGACAGCGCCGCACCGACCCCCGCAATCCAGCGATGCGCGAGCAACCACTGGTCGAGCCCGTAATCCTCGGCGATATCGATCCAGTCCATCGGGTTGAAGACGTTGAAATCGAACGGCAACAGTCCGTCGAAAAACTGCATGCCTGCACCGACGACGGCTAGCGCGGCGAGCGAGAAGTTGAACAGGCCGGCGATCAGCAACTGGCGCGGCGTCATCGCGAACAGCAGCCGGTCCTCAGTTGCGG
Coding sequences within it:
- a CDS encoding PH domain-containing protein, coding for MSDAVAMTTEAEPDWQRLHPATLALAVVKLGPRSLQFLPAVAALGFTGNWLWIVPAIGAFLLISLAAAWFQWLRFRFLVGDDEVVIESGVFSRQHRTIPFDRIQDVSIEQGLVSRALGIAKVGFETGAGGKENDASLDAIALGSAQALRTTIRAHRSGEVPAPVATADAPEAPPATEDRLLFAMTPRQLLIAGLFNFSLAALAVVGAGMQFFDGLLPFDFNVFNPMDWIDIAEDYGLDQWLLAHRWIAGVGAALSLLLIGFASGIATMFFANWDFRLTREPRTLRRTRGLTTRTDVAVPVKRVQAAILVTGWLRQRFGWHELRLQSLASDGEKERDHQVVPFAKLGEIDPVLAEVAIRRPGAGQAWQHSHRIVALGPIIGAVCATIGGGVALYLGNAVGWLGLVAAPLIALIAFWAARFHRWADLGEQVAIRRGAWKPKMTLLPHASVQSVDLKSDFILRPLGLATLVFGVPGGSSLATHEIPAIPLAAAQDLRTRILAARARS